In Desulfarculaceae bacterium, the following are encoded in one genomic region:
- a CDS encoding nicotinate phosphoribosyltransferase, translating to MSQNYQALHTDFYQLTMSAAYHGHGMNRTATFSLFAHGLPAQRGYILAAGLADALDYLERFRFTPDEIEYLGSLDRFTPGFLDFLAGLRFSGEAWALPEGTVCFAGEPLIEITAPLIEAQLVETRLIQILNLHSTLASKAARCALAAQGRACVDFGLRRTQGREAGWAAARSSAIAGFAGTSNVEASRDLGTMPIGTMAHAFVEAFGDELAAFRAFADTFPKGTVLLVDTYDSMEGLHRAVRVAAELKAAGHQLVGVRLDSGDLVGMSRKAREILDQAGLKDARVVVSGSLDETRIHELVSQGAAVNTFGVGTKMASSADAPYLDLAYKLVNYDGRPTLKLSTGKETWASAKQLWRHHGPDGLMTHDVLGLRDEQQPGRPLLEKVMADGHRLAPEPGWRAAQERFQAQAVALPEACLRLVDPQPLEYIPSPELERVQAQAREAALQIR from the coding sequence ATGAGCCAGAACTACCAGGCCCTGCACACCGACTTTTATCAGCTGACCATGTCCGCGGCCTATCACGGCCACGGCATGAACCGCACGGCCACCTTCAGCCTCTTCGCCCATGGCCTGCCCGCCCAGCGGGGCTACATCCTGGCCGCCGGCCTGGCCGACGCCCTGGACTATCTGGAGCGCTTCCGCTTCACCCCGGATGAGATCGAGTACCTTGGCTCCCTGGACCGCTTCACCCCCGGGTTCCTCGACTTTTTGGCCGGGCTGCGCTTCAGCGGCGAGGCCTGGGCCCTGCCCGAGGGCACGGTCTGCTTCGCGGGCGAGCCGCTCATCGAGATCACCGCCCCGCTCATCGAGGCCCAGCTGGTGGAGACCAGGCTGATCCAGATCCTCAACCTGCACTCCACCCTGGCCAGCAAGGCGGCCCGCTGCGCCCTAGCTGCCCAGGGCCGCGCCTGCGTGGACTTCGGCCTCAGGCGCACCCAGGGGCGTGAGGCGGGCTGGGCCGCGGCCCGCTCCTCGGCCATCGCCGGGTTCGCGGGCACCAGCAACGTGGAGGCCTCCCGCGACCTGGGCACCATGCCCATCGGCACCATGGCCCACGCCTTTGTGGAGGCCTTCGGCGACGAGCTGGCCGCCTTCCGCGCCTTTGCCGACACCTTCCCCAAGGGCACCGTGCTCCTGGTGGACACCTACGACAGCATGGAGGGCCTGCACCGCGCGGTGCGGGTGGCCGCCGAGCTCAAGGCGGCGGGCCACCAGCTGGTGGGGGTGCGCCTGGATTCGGGCGATCTGGTGGGCATGAGCCGGAAGGCCCGCGAGATTCTGGACCAGGCGGGCCTAAAGGACGCCCGGGTGGTGGTTTCGGGCAGCCTGGACGAGACCCGCATCCACGAGCTGGTCAGCCAAGGGGCGGCGGTGAACACCTTCGGAGTGGGCACCAAGATGGCTTCCTCGGCCGACGCGCCCTATCTGGACCTGGCCTACAAGCTGGTCAACTACGACGGCCGCCCCACCCTCAAGCTCTCCACCGGCAAGGAGACCTGGGCCTCGGCCAAGCAGCTCTGGCGCCACCACGGCCCTGACGGCCTGATGACCCACGATGTCTTGGGCCTGCGCGATGAACAGCAGCCCGGCCGGCCGCTGCTGGAAAAGGTGATGGCCGACGGCCACCGCCTGGCCCCGGAGCCCGGCTGGCGCGCGGCCCAGGAGCGCTTCCAGGCCCAGGCCGTCGCCCTGCCCGAGGCCTGTCTGCGCCTGGTGGATCCCCAGCCCCTGGAGTACATCCCCAGCCCCGAGCTGGAACGAGTGCAGGCCCAGGCCCGCGAGGCCGCCCTCCAGATTCGCTGA